A genomic region of Ensifer adhaerens contains the following coding sequences:
- the ccoP gene encoding cytochrome-c oxidase, cbb3-type subunit III has translation MADKHVDEISGVETTGHEWDGIRELNNPMPRWWVYTFYATIVWAVGYMIVYPAVPLLTDATKGVLGYSSRAEVSAELASAKAAQAGNLEKIASSTIEQIIADPQLQQFAVSGGASAFKVNCAQCHGSGAAGSAGFPNLNDDDWLWGGKPEEIYQTIAHGIRYNGDGETRVSEMPSFAEILQPEEIKQTAAYVVSLTGTPSDASMVEPGKALFEANCASCHGPDAKGNREFGAPDLADALWLNGSGEQAIIAQMKTPKHGVMPAWLPRLGDTTVKQLAVFVHSLGGGE, from the coding sequence ATGGCGGACAAACACGTCGACGAAATCAGCGGCGTTGAGACCACCGGCCACGAATGGGACGGTATCCGCGAACTCAACAACCCGATGCCGCGCTGGTGGGTCTATACCTTCTACGCGACCATCGTCTGGGCGGTGGGCTACATGATCGTCTATCCGGCGGTACCGCTTCTGACCGACGCGACCAAGGGCGTGCTCGGCTATTCGAGCCGTGCCGAGGTGAGCGCCGAGCTTGCCAGCGCCAAGGCCGCGCAGGCCGGCAACCTCGAGAAGATCGCCTCGAGCACGATCGAGCAGATCATTGCCGATCCGCAGCTGCAGCAGTTCGCCGTCTCCGGCGGCGCTTCGGCCTTCAAGGTCAACTGCGCCCAGTGCCATGGCTCGGGTGCGGCCGGTTCTGCCGGCTTCCCGAACCTGAACGACGACGACTGGCTCTGGGGCGGCAAGCCCGAGGAGATCTACCAGACGATCGCCCACGGCATCCGCTACAACGGCGATGGCGAGACCCGCGTGTCGGAAATGCCGTCCTTCGCCGAAATCCTGCAGCCGGAAGAGATCAAGCAGACGGCCGCATACGTCGTCAGCCTCACCGGTACGCCGTCGGATGCGTCTATGGTCGAGCCGGGCAAGGCGCTGTTTGAAGCCAACTGCGCCTCCTGCCATGGCCCCGATGCCAAGGGCAACCGCGAGTTCGGTGCACCTGATCTCGCCGACGCGTTGTGGCTGAACGGCTCGGGCGAACAGGCGATCATCGCCCAGATGAAGACGCCGAAGCACGGCGTGATGCCGGCCTGGTTGCCGCGCCTCGGCGACACCACGGTCAAGCAGCTTGCCGTGTTCGTGCATTCGCTGGGTGGCGGCGAGTAG
- a CDS encoding cbb3-type cytochrome c oxidase subunit 3, with protein METYTAMRQFADSWALLGMTLFFLGVVAFIFRPGAKKAADQAAAIPLKED; from the coding sequence ATGGAAACCTACACGGCCATGCGCCAGTTCGCCGATAGCTGGGCGCTGCTTGGCATGACCCTCTTCTTCCTCGGCGTCGTCGCCTTCATCTTCCGGCCCGGCGCCAAGAAGGCCGCCGACCAGGCCGCAGCCATCCCTCTGAAGGAGGATTAA